One genomic segment of uncultured Ilyobacter sp. includes these proteins:
- a CDS encoding transposase: protein MTNEKGLPVEYKILPGSIADITAFKDFSFDLPKDAIIYADRAYNDYVLEDVLSDVDIYLSPMRRKNSKRSKSKSQEFLVI, encoded by the coding sequence ATGACAAATGAAAAAGGCTTACCTGTAGAATATAAAATATTACCTGGATCTATTGCTGATATTACAGCATTTAAAGATTTTAGTTTTGATTTGCCAAAAGATGCCATTATTTATGCGGACAGAGCATATAATGACTATGTTCTTGAAGACGTATTAAGTGATGTTGATATTTACCTTTCACCTATGAGACGTAAAAATTCAAAGCGTTCTAAAAGTAAAAGTCAGGAATTTCTTGTTATCTAA
- a CDS encoding nicotinate phosphoribosyltransferase, which yields MDKEILLTEFAKVINSDRYQYTESDVYLMEGLEDQEAIFDMYFRRTEDGGFAVVCGVQEVLNLIKTLNNASEDEKRKYFSKIIDEKHLLEYLVKMKFTGDVYALRDGEIAYPNEPVITIKAPLIQAKILETPILNTMNLQMAVATKASRVTRAADPIGVSAFGTRRAHGFDSAVLGNKAAYIGGCSSHSNIMTEYKYGIPSIGTMAHSYVQTFGIGRDAEKRAFDLFIKHRRERENNTLILLIDTYNTIGMGIKNAIDAFKENGIDDNYNGIYGIRIDSGDLAYLSKKCRKELDNAGLKKAKIVLTSSLNEELIRSLREQGACVDSFGVGDAIATSKSNPCFGGVYKIVQISGEPVIKLSEDVFKISNPGFKEIYRIYDNLGAPYADLITLVDKDEDKIKILENQDLTIIDEKYDFKRSVLRSGEYTAKKITIQYVKNGILTDNCKALLDVEGSRDYYIENLNNMSDERKRLVNPHKYKVDLSKDLLELKYSLIKKIKSQI from the coding sequence TTGGACAAAGAAATTTTATTGACAGAATTTGCAAAGGTTATTAATTCAGATAGATATCAATATACAGAAAGTGATGTATACTTGATGGAAGGACTTGAAGATCAGGAAGCTATTTTTGATATGTATTTTAGAAGAACTGAAGATGGTGGATTTGCTGTTGTATGCGGTGTGCAAGAAGTTCTAAATCTTATAAAAACTTTGAATAACGCTTCAGAAGATGAGAAAAGAAAATATTTTTCAAAAATTATAGATGAAAAACATCTTTTAGAGTATTTAGTAAAGATGAAATTTACTGGGGATGTATATGCATTAAGAGACGGGGAAATAGCGTATCCGAATGAACCAGTTATAACAATCAAAGCACCTCTAATCCAAGCCAAGATATTAGAGACTCCTATATTGAACACTATGAATCTTCAAATGGCGGTTGCCACAAAGGCTTCTAGGGTCACCAGAGCGGCAGACCCTATAGGAGTGTCGGCATTTGGCACGAGAAGAGCTCACGGCTTCGATAGTGCCGTATTAGGGAACAAGGCTGCTTATATTGGAGGTTGTTCTAGCCACTCTAATATTATGACTGAGTACAAATACGGAATTCCAAGTATTGGAACTATGGCTCATTCCTATGTTCAAACCTTTGGAATAGGCAGAGATGCAGAAAAACGTGCTTTTGATCTTTTTATAAAGCACAGAAGAGAAAGAGAGAATAATACACTAATACTGTTGATAGATACTTATAATACAATTGGAATGGGTATAAAGAATGCTATAGATGCCTTTAAAGAAAATGGAATAGATGATAATTATAACGGAATTTATGGAATAAGAATTGATTCTGGAGATTTAGCATACTTATCTAAAAAATGCAGAAAAGAACTGGATAATGCAGGACTTAAAAAAGCTAAAATAGTTTTGACAAGTTCACTAAATGAGGAACTGATCAGATCATTAAGAGAACAAGGGGCTTGTGTAGATTCTTTTGGTGTAGGCGATGCTATAGCGACTAGTAAATCAAATCCATGTTTTGGAGGAGTATACAAAATTGTTCAGATTAGTGGAGAACCTGTGATTAAGCTTTCAGAAGATGTCTTTAAAATATCTAATCCGGGGTTTAAAGAGATCTATAGAATTTATGATAATCTAGGTGCTCCCTATGCAGACCTCATAACTCTTGTAGATAAAGATGAAGATAAAATTAAAATTTTGGAAAACCAAGATCTTACGATAATAGATGAAAAATATGACTTCAAAAGAAGTGTGCTTAGATCAGGAGAATATACTGCTAAAAAAATAACTATTCAATATGTAAAAAATGGGATTTTGACCGATAACTGTAAAGCGTTGCTAGATGTTGAAGGTTCACGGGACTATTATATTGAAAATCTAAATAATATGTCAGATGAAAGAAAGAGACTTGTAAATCCACATAAATACAAAGTTGATCTGTCAAAAGATCTTTTAGAACTTAAATATTCATTGATAAAGAAAATTAAAAGTCAAATTTAA
- a CDS encoding YgjP-like metallopeptidase domain-containing protein — protein sequence MKEGKIEKLKKTIQYKIIKRSKKNYILRIRDENSIELSIPKRETYKNGEYFIIKNIEIIEKKLTEYEKKRRQINPNGTVRFLGEILPKRKNSFMESNMKEEGIKILLEEVKKWSEIIGVYPAKIRVKPLKSSWGICYSNGNITLNIKLIKADLKIMKYVIIHELCHLLHHNHSKEFWNEVKKFFPEYKEAKKILKDEVRYY from the coding sequence ATGAAAGAGGGAAAGATAGAAAAATTAAAAAAAACTATACAATATAAGATAATAAAGAGAAGTAAAAAAAATTATATTTTAAGAATAAGGGATGAAAACTCAATAGAGCTTTCAATACCTAAAAGAGAGACTTATAAAAATGGTGAATATTTTATAATTAAAAATATAGAGATTATAGAAAAAAAATTAACTGAATATGAAAAAAAAAGGAGACAAATAAATCCAAATGGAACGGTAAGGTTCCTAGGGGAAATATTGCCAAAAAGAAAAAATAGTTTTATGGAAAGCAATATGAAAGAGGAAGGAATAAAAATATTATTGGAGGAAGTCAAGAAATGGAGTGAAATTATAGGGGTTTATCCTGCAAAAATCAGAGTCAAGCCTTTAAAAAGCTCTTGGGGAATATGTTATTCTAATGGGAATATAACTTTAAATATAAAATTAATAAAGGCAGATCTGAAAATAATGAAATATGTGATAATACACGAACTATGCCATCTGCTTCATCATAATCATTCTAAAGAATTTTGGAATGAAGTTAAAAAATTTTTTCCAGAATATAAGGAAGCTAAAAAAATTCTTAAAGATGAAGTAAGATATTATTGA
- a CDS encoding transposase → MTRRRYSMKEKERILEEVKLAKNRRAVAAKYNLAESTIRGWEKKLSQKESGQHKDLSKINKTLEAENKALKEISAEKDLEIKILKDMLKKM, encoded by the coding sequence ATGACTAGAAGAAGATACTCTATGAAAGAAAAAGAAAGAATATTAGAAGAAGTTAAACTAGCTAAGAATAGAAGAGCTGTGGCAGCTAAGTACAATCTGGCTGAAAGTACCATCAGAGGGTGGGAAAAAAAGCTTTCTCAGAAAGAATCGGGTCAACATAAGGATTTAAGTAAAATTAATAAAACCCTTGAAGCTGAAAATAAGGCACTGAAGGAAATTTCTGCTGAAAAGGATCTTGAAATCAAGATTTTGAAGGATATGTTAAAAAAGATGTAA
- the mgsA gene encoding methylglyoxal synthase, giving the protein MERIALIAHDKKKDDLVDFVKKYKDFFEKFELVSTGTTGGRIIQATDLKVHRYLSGPLGGDQQIGSDIANENIKIVFFFRDPLTSQPHEPDVQALIRLCDVHKIPVATNKRTAELLITALKNEI; this is encoded by the coding sequence ATGGAACGTATCGCACTGATTGCTCATGATAAGAAGAAAGATGACTTGGTGGATTTTGTGAAAAAATATAAGGATTTTTTCGAAAAATTTGAACTTGTATCAACTGGAACAACAGGTGGAAGAATAATTCAAGCTACAGATTTAAAAGTTCACAGATATTTATCTGGTCCTTTAGGAGGGGATCAACAAATTGGATCTGATATTGCAAACGAAAATATAAAAATTGTCTTTTTTTTTAGAGATCCTCTTACAAGTCAACCTCATGAACCTGATGTTCAGGCATTAATAAGATTATGTGATGTTCATAAAATCCCTGTAGCAACAAATAAAAGAACTGCAGAATTATTAATCACTGCTTTGAAAAATGAAATTTAA
- a CDS encoding HU family DNA-binding protein, with translation MTKKEFIAKYCENGGFVSKAEAERKLNALLDTIENVLVDGNEVNFIGWGKWEVVERAKRKVRNPQTGKKMTVKAKKVVKFKPGKKLVDKIAN, from the coding sequence ATGACTAAGAAAGAATTTATAGCGAAGTACTGCGAAAATGGAGGTTTTGTATCTAAGGCAGAAGCTGAAAGAAAATTAAATGCTTTGTTAGATACTATTGAAAATGTTTTGGTAGATGGAAATGAAGTTAATTTTATCGGATGGGGTAAATGGGAAGTTGTAGAAAGAGCTAAAAGAAAAGTAAGAAATCCTCAGACAGGAAAAAAAATGACTGTTAAAGCTAAAAAAGTTGTTAAATTTAAACCTGGTAAGAAGCTTGTAGATAAGATCGCTAACTAA
- a CDS encoding transposase zinc-binding domain-containing protein — protein sequence MAIKITDIFTKSNTERLFKEKHDFFKHFHKDHIEFIKKSIDNARLCCDLSYAKATFKCPICGELDYRPVSCKSKFCSSCGKLYAEKWALKLSQDMIDQKHRHILFTFPDFLWKYFLAKRHGLTLLSNHINQLFKE from the coding sequence ATGGCTATTAAAATTACAGATATTTTTACCAAATCTAATACTGAAAGACTTTTCAAAGAAAAACACGATTTCTTTAAACATTTTCACAAAGATCATATTGAATTTATTAAAAAATCTATTGATAATGCTAGACTTTGCTGTGATCTTTCTTATGCTAAAGCTACTTTTAAATGCCCTATTTGTGGTGAACTTGATTATCGACCTGTTTCATGTAAGTCCAAATTTTGCTCTTCTTGCGGTAAACTGTATGCTGAAAAATGGGCTCTTAAACTTTCTCAAGATATGATTGATCAAAAACATCGCCATATCCTTTTTACTTTTCCTGATTTTCTATGGAAATATTTTTTAGCTAAGCGCCATGGTCTAACTTTACTTTCTAACCATATCAATCAGCTTTTTAAAGAATGA
- the dtd gene encoding D-aminoacyl-tRNA deacylase: MRVVIQRVSKAQVSIEGKIVGKIEKGLLILLGITHSDNEADAKWLVDKISGLRIFSDECGKMNKSIEDVNGEILLISQFTLYGDSRKGRRPSFIEAAKPDVAIPLYEKFIQFITEKNISISKGIFGADMKVELLNDGPVTMIIDSPEK; encoded by the coding sequence ATGAGGGTTGTCATTCAAAGGGTTTCCAAAGCCCAAGTATCCATTGAAGGTAAAATCGTTGGTAAAATAGAAAAAGGTCTTCTCATTCTCCTAGGCATTACACACAGTGATAATGAAGCAGATGCAAAATGGCTTGTCGATAAAATTTCCGGACTGAGAATATTTTCTGATGAATGTGGAAAAATGAACAAATCCATAGAGGATGTCAATGGTGAAATCCTTTTAATTTCTCAATTTACATTGTATGGGGATTCTAGAAAGGGGAGACGTCCTAGTTTCATTGAGGCTGCTAAACCCGATGTAGCAATTCCCTTATATGAAAAATTTATTCAATTTATCACAGAAAAAAATATATCTATTTCTAAAGGTATCTTTGGTGCCGATATGAAAGTGGAGCTTTTAAATGACGGACCTGTCACTATGATAATCGATTCTCCAGAAAAATAG
- a CDS encoding phosphatidylserine decarboxylase — protein MKFEKIKYLERKTGEIKQEKVPGESYLKFLYYNPFGKLPLEFIVKRKFLSSLYGRMMDRSKSREKISSFIEENNIKMKESVKEIGEFNSFNDFFIRKLKKDARKISKNKDELSSPADGKILAYETIDKKDKFFLKGSEFSLGEFLKNDKLADKFQGGTFVIVRLAPSDYHRFHFPAGGSISDNKKIDGYYYSVSPYAIKRNFMIFCENKREYALLDSEEFGDILLGEIGATMVGGIKQTYVPNTLVEKGDEKGYFYFGGSTCIMLFESGKIKIDKDIVENTLKGIETKIYMGEKIGIATKK, from the coding sequence ATGAAATTTGAAAAAATAAAGTATTTAGAGAGAAAAACAGGAGAAATAAAACAAGAGAAAGTTCCAGGAGAAAGTTATTTGAAATTTTTATATTATAATCCTTTTGGGAAACTACCTCTTGAATTCATAGTTAAAAGAAAATTTTTATCATCCCTGTATGGTAGAATGATGGATAGGAGTAAATCACGTGAAAAAATAAGCTCTTTTATAGAAGAAAACAATATAAAGATGAAAGAATCAGTGAAGGAAATAGGTGAATTTAACTCTTTTAATGATTTTTTTATAAGAAAATTAAAAAAAGATGCGAGGAAAATATCTAAAAATAAAGATGAACTTTCATCTCCTGCAGACGGGAAAATACTGGCTTATGAGACTATAGATAAAAAAGATAAATTTTTTCTAAAGGGATCAGAATTTTCATTAGGTGAGTTTTTAAAGAATGATAAACTTGCGGATAAATTTCAAGGTGGAACTTTTGTTATAGTTAGACTTGCACCTTCTGATTACCATAGGTTTCATTTTCCTGCAGGTGGAAGTATAAGTGATAATAAAAAAATAGATGGATATTATTATTCAGTATCTCCCTATGCAATAAAAAGAAACTTTATGATATTTTGTGAAAATAAAAGAGAATATGCCTTGTTAGATAGTGAGGAATTTGGTGATATATTACTTGGTGAAATAGGGGCTACAATGGTTGGAGGAATAAAACAAACTTATGTTCCAAATACTCTTGTGGAAAAAGGAGATGAAAAGGGTTATTTTTATTTTGGAGGATCCACATGTATTATGTTATTTGAAAGTGGAAAAATCAAAATAGATAAAGATATAGTGGAAAATACTTTAAAAGGAATCGAAACCAAAATATATATGGGTGAAAAAATAGGAATTGCTACAAAAAAGTAA
- a CDS encoding IS3 family transposase, with protein sequence MGLPKSTYYYYKDKQKEYKIVKPKRAGAKSKGYTFNFKNEKVSDDKIKEFLKSYDETRECAYGYRKRAHAVKRDWGIILNHKKSYRLCKELKLLRKYLPQPKEKKVLATNKKVQSSNKLWEIDVKYGHIHGIGRVFYVCEIIDVFDRSIIDYHIGFSCTAEDVCNSLIRAVNRRLEIIPEELYIRSDNGSQFTSKLFSETCRALGINHERIPNATPNKNAHIESFHSILEREVFGYKYFESFKEAYEEMQEFIEFYNTKRIHGSLKYMTPQEFYEKYKGKESEEFKVAA encoded by the coding sequence GTGGGGTTACCTAAGTCTACTTACTACTATTACAAAGATAAACAGAAAGAATATAAAATAGTAAAACCTAAAAGAGCAGGCGCAAAGTCTAAAGGATATACCTTTAATTTTAAAAATGAAAAAGTTTCAGATGATAAGATAAAAGAATTTTTAAAAAGTTATGATGAAACTAGAGAATGTGCATATGGATATAGAAAAAGAGCTCATGCAGTTAAAAGAGATTGGGGAATAATTCTTAATCATAAGAAGTCTTATCGGTTATGTAAAGAATTAAAGCTTCTTCGAAAATATCTACCTCAACCAAAAGAAAAAAAGGTTTTAGCTACAAATAAAAAGGTACAATCATCAAATAAATTATGGGAAATAGATGTGAAATATGGACATATCCATGGAATCGGAAGGGTATTTTATGTTTGTGAAATTATCGATGTTTTTGATAGAAGTATAATTGATTACCATATCGGATTCTCTTGTACTGCAGAAGATGTTTGCAACTCTTTAATTAGAGCTGTGAACAGGAGGTTAGAAATCATACCTGAGGAGCTCTATATTAGAAGTGACAACGGGTCTCAATTTACCAGCAAATTGTTTTCAGAAACTTGCAGAGCTCTAGGAATAAATCATGAGAGAATCCCCAATGCTACCCCTAATAAGAATGCTCATATAGAGTCATTTCATAGTATTTTAGAGCGGGAAGTCTTTGGTTACAAGTATTTTGAAAGTTTTAAAGAAGCCTATGAAGAGATGCAGGAATTTATAGAGTTCTATAATACAAAAAGAATTCATGGAAGTCTGAAATATATGACTCCTCAGGAATTCTATGAGAAATACAAAGGAAAAGAATCAGAGGAATTTAAAGTAGCAGCTTAA